A DNA window from Arachis duranensis cultivar V14167 chromosome 3, aradu.V14167.gnm2.J7QH, whole genome shotgun sequence contains the following coding sequences:
- the LOC107479583 gene encoding uncharacterized protein LOC107479583, which produces MKEHPQEQKKVEKSYIPSLPYPQWFKRELKDQQFPKFLKVFKKLEINIPLAEALEQMPLYAKFLKELINQKRSQNEKETVILTQECSAVIQKSMPPKLKDPGSFIVSCTIGNMTLEKALCDLGASINLMPLSVMKKLAIEEAKPTKMSLQKADRSLKIPNAVVENLLVKIGEFIFPADFVIIDMEEEGHNSIILGRPFLATTKAIIDIENGEMILRVHDEQMIINVFKAMQYPPEEEKNMRVEMIEDLVEEVFKTNGQEKQGE; this is translated from the coding sequence atgaaggaACATCCACAAGAACAGAagaaagtggagaaatcatacATTCCTTCCCTCCCATATCCTCAATGGTTCAAAAGAGAGCTTAAAGATCAACAATTTCCCAAGTTCCTAAAGGTTTTTAAGAAGTTGGAAATTAACATCCCACTTGCTGAAGCATTGGAGCAGATGCCTCTATATGCAAAATTCCTCAAGGAGCTCATCAACCAAAAGAGAAGccagaatgaaaaagaaacagtGATCTTGACCCAAGAGTGCAGTGCAGTGATTCAAAAAAGCATGCCACCAAAGCTcaaagatcctggaagcttcaTCGTATCATGCACCATTGGCAATATGACCTTGGAAAAAGCTCTTTGTGACTTAGGTGCCAGCATCAATTTGATGCCTCTCTCAGTAATGAAAAAGCTTGCGATAGAAGAAGCCAAACCCACTAAAATGTCACTTCAAAAGGCTGATAGATCACTCAAGATACCTAATGCAGTGGTGGAAAATTTATTGGTGAAGATTGGAGAGTTCATTTTTCCCGCTGACTTTGTCATTATAGACATGGAAGAAGAGGGACACAACTCAATTATCTTGGGGAGACCTTTCTTAGCCACAACAAAAGCTATTATTGATATAGAGAATGGTGAAATGATCCTCAGGGTGCATGATGAACAAATGATCATCAATGTTTTCAAAGCCATGCAATACCCCCCTGAGGAAGAAAAGAATATGAGAGTGGAAATGATAGAAGATCTGGTGGAAGAAGTGTTTAAAACCAACGGTCAAGAAAAACAAGGAGAATAA
- the LOC107479584 gene encoding uncharacterized protein LOC107479584 → MAKAELANRELKRILEKTVGATRKDWARKLDDALWAYRTAFKTPIGKSHFQLIYEKSCHLPMELEHKAYWATKLLNLDSQAVGEKRLLQLNELDEFILEAYENAKIYKERAKRWHDKKITRKEFEPGQHVLVYNSKLKIFPGKLKSKWTGPFLVTNVSPYGSLELLNEATKDTFMANGHKAKHYLGGSWNKEESMHELS, encoded by the coding sequence ATGGCCAAGGCTGAATTGGCTAATAGGGAGCTGAAAAGAATCTTGGAGAAGACAGTTGGAGCCACAAGGAAGGACTGGGCAAGAAAACTGGATGATGCcctgtgggcatatagaaccGCATTCAAAACTCCAATTGGAAAATCACATTTTCAGCTAATCTATGAAAAATCGTGTCACCTTCCTATGGAGCTAGAACACAAAGCATACTGGGCCACTAAACTCCTTAATCTTGACTCTCAAGCAGTAGGAGAGAAAAGGTTATTGCAACTCAATGAGTTGGATGAGTTCATATTGGAAGCTTATGAGAATGCTAAGATATACAAGGAGAGAGCtaaaagatggcatgacaagaagatcaCAAGAAAAGAGTTTGAGCCAGGGCAACATGTGCTGGTATACAACTCCAAGCTCAAGATTTTTCCTGGGAAACTCAAATCTAAATGGACTGGACCTTTTCTGGTGACCAATGTTTCTCCATATGGAAGTCTTGAACTTCTAAATGAAGCCACAAAGGATACATTCATGGCGAATGGTCACAAAGCCAAGCACTACCTGGGAGGATCTTGGAACAAGGAGGAGAGTATGCATGAACTGAGCTGA